The following proteins come from a genomic window of Maribacter sp. HTCC2170:
- the thrS gene encoding threonine--tRNA ligase has product MIKITLPDGTVKEYSKGSTAMDIAKSISEGLARNVISAKFNDTIIETVTPIIEDGSLTLFTWNNDEGKKAFWHSSSHIVAQALEELFPGAKLTIGPAIENGFYYDVDFGEHTVSDKDFPAIEKKALEIARGKHDFKMRSVSKQEALEKYKSQKNEFKVELIENLEDGTITFCDHDTFTDLCRGGHIPNTGIVKAIKILSVAGAYWRGDEKNKQLTRVYGISFPKQKELTAYLQLLEEAKKRDHRKLGKELELFTFSQKVGQGLPLWLPKGAALRERLEQFLKKAQKKAGYEMVVTPHIGQKELYVTSGHYAKYGEDSFQPIHTPKDDEEFLLKPMNCPHHCEIYNSRPFSYRELPKRYAEFGTVYRYEQSGELHGLTRVRGFTQDDAHIFCTPDQLDQEFKDVIDLSLYVLSSLGFENFKAQVSVRDLDTPEKYIGSVENWEKAENAIINAAKEKGLDFVVESGEAAFYGPKLDFMVKDALGRNWQLGTIQVDYNLPERFDLTYKGSDNESHRPVMIHRAPFGSMERFVALLLEHTGGNFPLWLIPEQAIILPVSEKHEKYAEKVLNSLENNEIRALIDNRNETVGKKIREAEMGKLPFMLIVGESEEENNTIAVRRHGGEDIGSINVQAFVDLVTKEINSTLKSF; this is encoded by the coding sequence ATGATCAAGATTACTTTACCAGATGGAACCGTCAAAGAGTACAGCAAAGGCAGTACAGCAATGGATATCGCTAAAAGCATAAGTGAAGGCCTTGCAAGGAATGTTATTTCAGCAAAATTCAATGACACCATAATTGAAACCGTCACTCCAATAATCGAAGATGGTTCTTTAACCTTGTTTACATGGAACAACGACGAAGGTAAAAAGGCTTTTTGGCATTCTTCTTCCCATATTGTGGCACAGGCATTGGAGGAACTGTTCCCAGGAGCCAAACTAACGATTGGTCCTGCAATTGAAAACGGCTTCTACTATGATGTGGACTTTGGTGAGCATACTGTCTCTGATAAGGATTTTCCTGCCATTGAGAAGAAAGCACTCGAAATCGCAAGAGGAAAACATGATTTTAAAATGCGGTCTGTAAGCAAGCAAGAAGCATTGGAAAAATACAAATCCCAAAAAAATGAATTTAAGGTTGAGCTTATCGAAAACCTTGAAGATGGCACCATTACCTTTTGTGACCACGATACCTTTACCGATTTATGTAGAGGAGGTCATATTCCAAATACGGGAATTGTAAAGGCTATTAAGATACTGAGTGTTGCCGGTGCATATTGGCGAGGTGATGAAAAGAACAAACAACTAACAAGGGTTTACGGTATTTCTTTCCCTAAGCAAAAAGAACTTACAGCTTATCTTCAACTTTTAGAGGAAGCAAAAAAAAGGGACCATAGAAAGCTAGGAAAAGAGTTAGAGTTATTTACCTTTTCGCAAAAAGTTGGTCAAGGTCTTCCATTATGGTTGCCTAAGGGCGCTGCCCTTAGGGAGCGCTTGGAACAGTTTCTTAAAAAAGCACAAAAGAAAGCTGGGTACGAAATGGTGGTCACTCCGCATATTGGACAAAAGGAACTATATGTTACTTCTGGTCATTATGCCAAATATGGTGAGGATAGTTTTCAACCTATTCACACCCCAAAAGATGATGAAGAGTTTTTATTGAAACCAATGAATTGTCCACATCATTGCGAAATATACAATTCCAGACCATTTAGTTATAGAGAATTACCCAAACGATATGCTGAATTTGGTACCGTTTATAGGTATGAGCAAAGTGGAGAGCTACATGGTTTAACCCGAGTTCGTGGTTTTACTCAGGATGACGCACACATTTTCTGTACCCCGGACCAACTTGATCAAGAGTTTAAAGATGTAATAGATCTATCATTATATGTACTAAGCTCATTAGGTTTTGAAAACTTTAAAGCTCAAGTATCTGTTCGGGATTTGGATACTCCAGAAAAATATATCGGTTCTGTCGAAAATTGGGAGAAAGCAGAAAACGCCATTATCAATGCTGCTAAGGAAAAAGGATTGGATTTTGTGGTTGAAAGTGGTGAAGCTGCGTTTTATGGGCCAAAACTAGATTTCATGGTCAAGGATGCACTTGGAAGAAATTGGCAATTAGGAACCATTCAGGTTGACTACAATCTTCCTGAAAGGTTTGACTTAACATACAAAGGCAGTGATAATGAGTCACATAGACCAGTAATGATTCACAGAGCACCCTTTGGAAGTATGGAAAGATTTGTGGCACTATTATTGGAACATACAGGCGGAAACTTCCCTTTATGGCTGATACCAGAACAGGCTATTATACTGCCTGTAAGTGAGAAACATGAAAAATATGCGGAAAAAGTTTTAAATTCCTTGGAAAATAACGAAATTCGCGCCCTCATTGATAACAGGAACGAAACTGTTGGGAAGAAAATACGGGAAGCAGAGATGGGTAAATTACCATTTATGCTGATTGTAGGAGAAAGTGAAGAAGAGAACAACACTATAGCCGTGCGAAGGCACGGAGGTGAAGATATTGGTTCTATAAATGTTCAAGCCTTCGTTGACTTGGTCACTAAAGAAATAAATAGTACCTTAAAGTCGTTTTAA
- the infC gene encoding translation initiation factor IF-3 translates to MAIRKRFRPQPRRENKNPHKINERIISPNVRLVGDNVEVGVYTLPQAMAKAEEIGLDLVEISPKADPPVCKIIDYKKFLYEQKKREKIMKAKASKVVVKEIRFGPNTDDHDYQFKKKHAEKFLKDGAKLKAYVFFKGRSIVYKDQGEILLLKLASELEELGKVEQMPKLEGKRMTMFIAPKTKK, encoded by the coding sequence ATAGCAATACGAAAAAGATTTAGGCCCCAACCTAGAAGGGAAAATAAAAACCCACACAAAATCAATGAAAGAATCATTTCACCCAACGTACGATTGGTGGGTGATAATGTTGAAGTAGGTGTTTATACATTGCCACAAGCAATGGCCAAAGCAGAGGAAATTGGTTTGGATTTGGTAGAAATTTCACCAAAGGCTGATCCCCCTGTCTGTAAAATAATTGATTATAAGAAATTTCTCTACGAGCAAAAAAAGCGTGAGAAAATTATGAAAGCGAAAGCTTCCAAAGTTGTAGTCAAAGAGATTAGATTTGGCCCAAACACAGATGACCATGATTATCAATTTAAAAAGAAACATGCTGAGAAGTTTCTTAAAGATGGGGCCAAATTAAAAGCCTATGTTTTCTTTAAAGGACGCTCAATTGTTTATAAGGACCAAGGTGAAATATTGTTGTTGAAACTTGCCTCAGAATTGGAAGAATTAGGTAAAGTTGAACAAATGCCAAAATTAGAGGGTAAGCGAATGACAATGTTCATTGCCCCTAAAACGAAGAAATAA
- the rpmI gene encoding 50S ribosomal protein L35, translated as MPKQKTKSSAKKRFKLTGTGKIKRKHAFKSHILTKKSKKRKLALTHSGLVHDADVNSIKEQLRLK; from the coding sequence ATGCCTAAACAAAAAACAAAATCCAGTGCTAAAAAGCGTTTTAAGCTTACAGGTACAGGAAAAATCAAAAGAAAGCACGCTTTTAAGAGCCACATTCTTACGAAGAAGTCTAAAAAGCGAAAGCTAGCGTTAACACATTCTGGATTGGTACACGATGCAGATGTTAACAGCATTAAAGAACAATTACGTTTAAAATAA
- the rplT gene encoding 50S ribosomal protein L20 translates to MPRSVNAVASRARRKKVMKQAKGYFGRRKNVWTVAKNAVEKAMLYAYRDRRNKKRTFRALWITRINAGARLHGMSYSQFMGKVKANNIELNRKVLADLAMNHPDAFKAIVDKVK, encoded by the coding sequence ATGCCAAGATCAGTAAATGCAGTTGCTTCAAGAGCTAGAAGAAAAAAAGTGATGAAGCAAGCCAAAGGTTACTTTGGAAGACGTAAAAACGTTTGGACAGTAGCCAAAAACGCGGTTGAAAAAGCAATGTTATATGCTTATAGAGATCGTAGAAACAAAAAAAGAACTTTCCGCGCCTTATGGATTACCCGTATAAATGCAGGAGCAAGATTGCACGGAATGTCTTATTCACAATTTATGGGAAAAGTAAAAGCTAATAATATCGAATTGAACCGTAAGGTTTTAGCAGATTTGGCCATGAACCACCCAGATGCTTTTAAAGCAATTGTAGATAAAGTAAAATAG
- a CDS encoding EF-hand domain-containing protein gives MATKESILNKIQILITNHFETPEDAFSFFDADSDGKLKKSEIVKLLKQAEINGFIRGIVGSKLIDGYDKSGDDLIDWSEFKTAVEKIKEA, from the coding sequence ATGGCTACAAAAGAATCTATTCTGAACAAAATTCAAATCTTGATTACAAACCATTTTGAAACACCGGAGGACGCGTTTTCCTTTTTTGATGCTGACAGTGACGGTAAACTCAAGAAAAGTGAAATAGTAAAGTTGTTAAAACAAGCTGAGATAAATGGTTTCATTAGAGGAATCGTTGGCTCCAAGCTTATCGATGGATATGATAAATCCGGGGATGACTTGATTGATTGGTCAGAGTTCAAAACCGCAGTTGAAAAAATCAAGGAGGCTTGA
- a CDS encoding secondary thiamine-phosphate synthase enzyme YjbQ, with amino-acid sequence MKFIQKEIRLKAFSRGFHLITNEILEDIPEIKSLSKGMLQVFIKHTSASLTINENADPTVRVDFENHMNKMVPENSPYYIHTYEGPDDMPAHIKSSLMGSSIQIPITQGRLNMGIWQGIYLCEHRNNASGRNLVITAFGD; translated from the coding sequence ATGAAATTTATTCAAAAGGAAATTCGACTAAAAGCTTTTTCTCGAGGTTTTCATCTGATTACAAATGAGATTTTGGAGGATATTCCTGAAATAAAATCCTTGAGTAAGGGAATGCTACAGGTCTTCATAAAACACACATCCGCTAGTTTGACGATCAATGAAAATGCAGATCCAACTGTTCGAGTTGATTTCGAGAACCATATGAATAAAATGGTTCCTGAGAATTCCCCGTATTATATTCATACTTATGAAGGTCCTGATGATATGCCGGCCCATATAAAATCGTCATTAATGGGTTCTTCCATTCAGATACCCATTACCCAAGGAAGGTTGAATATGGGTATATGGCAAGGAATTTATTTATGTGAGCACAGGAATAATGCTTCAGGCAGGAACTTGGTCATAACCGCTTTTGGAGACTAA
- a CDS encoding HAD family hydrolase has product MDLSHIKMVVTDMDGTLLNSQHKVSDRFFSQFQELKKRGIHFVAASGRQYHSIVDKLDSIKKDILVIAENGALVKDQDKELLVTPLESHLKNDLLQCIDRIDGAHAMLCGKYNAYFDGSSTPFLEELKEYYSSFEIHDSLHAITDEIIKIAVYHNECAEEHVYPAMKNFENQVIVKVSGQNWLDLNHSNANKGHALKQVQDRLGVLKEETIVFGDYNNDLEMLAMSDFSFAMKNAHPNVKEVANYQTESNDNFGVELILDKLLNQ; this is encoded by the coding sequence ATGGATTTATCTCATATAAAAATGGTAGTGACGGATATGGACGGTACGCTACTGAACTCACAACACAAAGTTAGTGACCGTTTTTTTTCTCAATTTCAAGAGCTTAAAAAAAGGGGTATCCATTTTGTTGCCGCAAGCGGAAGACAATACCATAGTATAGTCGATAAGCTTGATAGTATTAAGAAGGACATACTCGTAATAGCAGAGAATGGGGCCTTGGTCAAAGATCAAGACAAAGAATTATTGGTAACTCCCCTTGAAAGTCATCTAAAAAATGATCTCCTTCAATGTATTGACAGAATAGATGGTGCTCACGCTATGCTTTGTGGCAAATACAATGCCTATTTTGATGGAAGTTCAACCCCATTTCTTGAAGAGTTAAAAGAATATTATTCAAGCTTTGAAATTCATGATAGTTTGCATGCGATAACCGATGAGATAATAAAAATCGCCGTTTATCATAATGAATGCGCTGAAGAACATGTTTATCCTGCAATGAAAAACTTTGAAAATCAAGTTATTGTAAAGGTATCAGGTCAAAATTGGTTGGATTTGAACCATTCAAATGCTAACAAGGGGCATGCCTTAAAACAGGTCCAAGATCGTCTTGGTGTTTTAAAAGAAGAAACCATCGTTTTTGGTGACTACAACAATGATTTAGAAATGTTGGCTATGTCTGACTTTAGCTTTGCCATGAAAAACGCTCACCCCAACGTGAAGGAAGTTGCAAACTACCAGACTGAAAGTAATGACAATTTTGGAGTTGAATTAATCTTGGACAAATTACTGAATCAATAA
- a CDS encoding asparagine synthetase B has product MDAEGQKNHLKAYGITFWVLTKQQKVHWLLNYRGGSFLLPDGERIRKECQIRGVSFEILSDNQAQSILDNISSPSQNQEAVILEKAPKIAVYTPKTNQPWDDAVTMVLTYAEIPYVTVYDEEVLDDKLVLYDWLHLHHEDFTGQYGKFYGAYRATPWYINGKKEAEALANKLGYDKVSEEKRDVALKIRNYVIGGGFMFAMCSATDSFDIALAADGVDICEPMFDYDPSDANYQSKLDYNKTFAFSDFTLERNPLRYEFSSIDMTTKRGEVPKESDYFSLMDFSAKWDPVPTMLCQNHTSLVKGFMGQTTSFTRQEIKPTVLVLGENKINGEARYIHGIKGKGFFTFYGGHDPEDYQHRVGDPKTELELHPTSPGYRLILNNVLFPAARKKKQKT; this is encoded by the coding sequence ATGGATGCTGAAGGCCAAAAGAATCATCTCAAAGCTTATGGTATTACTTTTTGGGTATTGACCAAACAGCAAAAAGTACATTGGTTATTGAATTATAGGGGAGGTTCTTTTTTACTTCCAGATGGGGAGCGTATCCGTAAAGAATGTCAGATACGGGGTGTTTCTTTTGAAATCCTTTCTGATAATCAGGCACAAAGTATTTTGGACAATATAAGTAGTCCTTCCCAAAATCAGGAAGCTGTTATTTTGGAAAAGGCACCAAAAATTGCTGTGTATACCCCTAAAACAAATCAACCATGGGATGATGCTGTGACGATGGTTTTGACCTATGCAGAGATACCCTATGTAACCGTTTACGACGAAGAGGTTTTGGATGATAAACTGGTTTTATATGACTGGTTACATCTACATCATGAGGATTTTACCGGGCAATATGGTAAATTCTATGGTGCATACAGGGCCACACCTTGGTATATCAATGGTAAAAAAGAAGCAGAGGCTTTGGCGAACAAACTGGGTTATGATAAAGTTTCTGAAGAAAAGAGAGATGTAGCTTTAAAAATCAGAAATTATGTAATCGGAGGTGGTTTTATGTTCGCGATGTGTTCCGCTACCGATAGCTTTGATATTGCTCTTGCTGCAGATGGTGTAGATATTTGTGAGCCGATGTTCGATTATGATCCTTCTGATGCCAATTATCAAAGCAAGTTAGATTATAATAAGACATTTGCCTTTAGTGATTTCACACTGGAAAGGAATCCTTTACGTTATGAATTTTCATCAATAGATATGACGACTAAAAGGGGAGAGGTTCCCAAAGAATCGGATTATTTTTCTTTAATGGATTTTTCTGCGAAATGGGATCCTGTGCCTACGATGCTATGTCAAAACCATACGTCATTGGTCAAGGGTTTTATGGGGCAGACAACTTCATTTACTAGACAAGAGATTAAACCAACGGTTCTAGTCTTGGGTGAAAACAAAATAAATGGGGAAGCACGATACATTCATGGTATAAAGGGAAAAGGCTTTTTTACTTTTTATGGTGGGCATGATCCGGAGGATTACCAACATAGGGTAGGAGACCCAAAAACCGAGTTGGAATTGCACCCTACGTCCCCCGGGTATCGTCTAATTTTAAATAACGTATTATTTCCTGCGGCAAGAAAAAAGAAACAAAAAACTTGA
- the dnaB gene encoding replicative DNA helicase, whose translation MEKPKPLIGRKIDKSTIINLERGKIPPQAVDLEDVVLGAMMIDKKGVDEVIDILHPEVFYKDAHRFIYEAIFKLFETSEPVDLLTVSSQLKKDGKLEAVGGDFYLIKLTQKVASSAHIEFHARIILQKYIQRSLIKISNEIIEEAYDEGTDVFDLLDAAESKLYDVTQGNLKRSAETAQNLVIQAKKRIEEIANKEGLSGIPSGFDKVDKLTSGWQPSDLIIVAARPGMGKTALTLSMARNMAVNNNVPVAFFSCEMSSVQLITRLISSETGLSSEKLRTGKLEKHEWEQLNVKVKTLEKAPLFIDDTPSLSIFDLRAKARRLASQHGIKVIMIDYLQLMTAGGSQKGGNREQEISTISRNLKALAKELNVPVIALSQLSRAVETRGGSKRPILSDLRESGAIEQDADIVSFIYRPEYYKIDEWDDEERTPTQGQAEFIVAKHRNGGLENIRLKFIGNQGKFDNLDDFDSPFEFQSKMNAEDENPFLTKNLPNANEAFGSSMNDDLNPDDNDVPF comes from the coding sequence ATGGAAAAACCCAAGCCACTTATTGGTCGTAAGATTGACAAATCCACTATAATTAACCTTGAGAGAGGTAAAATACCTCCACAAGCTGTTGATTTAGAGGATGTTGTGCTTGGTGCAATGATGATTGATAAAAAAGGGGTCGACGAAGTAATAGATATCTTACATCCCGAAGTTTTTTATAAAGATGCCCATAGATTTATTTACGAGGCGATTTTTAAATTGTTTGAAACCTCGGAACCAGTGGATTTATTAACCGTTTCTTCTCAATTAAAGAAGGATGGAAAGTTAGAAGCCGTTGGGGGGGATTTTTATCTTATAAAACTAACCCAAAAGGTGGCCTCTTCGGCTCATATTGAATTTCACGCGCGTATTATTCTTCAGAAGTACATTCAACGAAGTCTAATCAAAATTTCCAATGAAATAATAGAAGAGGCATACGATGAAGGTACCGATGTATTTGATTTATTGGATGCAGCTGAGTCAAAACTGTATGACGTAACCCAAGGGAATCTGAAACGTTCTGCCGAAACCGCTCAGAATCTTGTTATTCAAGCGAAAAAAAGAATAGAGGAAATTGCAAATAAAGAAGGATTAAGTGGTATACCTTCTGGTTTTGATAAGGTAGATAAGTTAACATCCGGTTGGCAACCTAGTGATTTGATCATTGTGGCTGCACGACCTGGAATGGGTAAAACAGCTCTTACGCTTTCAATGGCGCGAAACATGGCTGTAAATAATAATGTGCCAGTCGCGTTCTTCTCATGTGAAATGTCATCAGTACAGTTAATTACAAGATTAATTTCTTCTGAAACCGGACTTTCTTCAGAAAAATTAAGAACAGGAAAACTTGAAAAACACGAATGGGAGCAATTGAATGTGAAGGTCAAAACCCTTGAAAAAGCACCTTTATTCATAGATGATACACCTTCCTTGTCTATTTTTGACCTTAGAGCAAAAGCCAGACGTTTGGCATCGCAGCATGGCATTAAAGTGATTATGATCGATTATCTGCAGTTGATGACCGCAGGTGGAAGTCAAAAAGGAGGGAATCGTGAACAGGAAATATCTACAATTTCTAGAAACTTAAAGGCCCTCGCAAAAGAATTGAATGTCCCCGTTATTGCACTTTCTCAGTTATCAAGAGCGGTTGAAACACGTGGTGGTAGTAAAAGACCCATTCTCTCTGACCTTAGGGAATCTGGTGCTATTGAACAGGATGCTGATATAGTGTCTTTCATTTATCGACCAGAGTACTATAAAATTGACGAATGGGATGATGAAGAACGCACTCCTACACAAGGTCAAGCAGAGTTTATTGTTGCTAAACACAGAAATGGCGGTTTAGAGAATATTAGGTTAAAGTTCATTGGTAATCAAGGTAAGTTTGATAATTTGGATGACTTTGACTCACCTTTTGAATTTCAATCGAAAATGAATGCAGAAGATGAGAATCCGTTTTTGACCAAAAATCTACCCAATGCGAATGAGGCCTTTGGTAGTTCAATGAATGATGACTTAAACCCTGATGATAACGACGTACCCTTTTAA
- a CDS encoding acetyl-CoA carboxylase carboxyltransferase subunit alpha has protein sequence MEYLDFELPIKELEDQLDKCMIIGEESDVDVSETCKQIEKKLTETRKDIYKNLTAWQRVQLSRHPNRPYTLDYINAICGDTFLELHGDRNVKDDKAMIGGLGKIGDQSYMFIGQQKGYNTKTRQYRNFGMANPEGYRKALRLMKSAEKFGIPVICLIDTPGAYPGIEAEERGQGEAIARNILEMTRLKVPIIVTIIGEGASGGALGIGVGDRVLMLENTWYSVISPESCSSILWRSWEYKEQAADSLKLTAPDMKKLKLIDEIVREPAGGAHSNRDKTFEIVKNKITAHYQELEKLSPKELVKLRMEKYANMGVFNG, from the coding sequence ATGGAATATTTAGATTTTGAACTTCCGATTAAGGAGCTTGAAGACCAGCTAGATAAATGTATGATCATCGGAGAAGAAAGCGATGTTGATGTTAGCGAAACTTGTAAGCAAATCGAAAAGAAATTAACCGAAACAAGAAAGGATATTTATAAAAACTTGACTGCTTGGCAACGTGTTCAGCTTTCAAGACACCCCAATAGGCCATATACCTTGGATTATATCAATGCTATTTGCGGTGATACTTTTTTGGAGTTGCATGGTGATCGTAATGTAAAAGATGATAAGGCCATGATAGGTGGTCTGGGTAAAATAGGTGATCAGAGCTATATGTTCATTGGTCAACAGAAAGGTTATAATACGAAAACAAGACAGTATCGAAATTTTGGAATGGCAAATCCAGAAGGATATAGAAAGGCTCTACGTCTAATGAAATCTGCCGAAAAATTTGGTATTCCTGTAATTTGTTTGATTGACACTCCGGGAGCATATCCAGGTATCGAAGCGGAAGAACGTGGTCAAGGAGAAGCCATAGCCAGAAATATTTTGGAAATGACCCGTCTTAAAGTGCCAATCATAGTTACCATTATCGGAGAAGGAGCATCAGGAGGTGCATTGGGAATAGGTGTAGGTGACCGTGTGTTGATGTTAGAAAATACATGGTACTCAGTGATATCACCTGAGTCTTGTTCCTCTATATTATGGAGAAGTTGGGAATATAAGGAACAGGCAGCTGATTCCTTAAAACTTACTGCTCCTGATATGAAAAAGTTAAAACTGATTGATGAAATTGTTCGTGAACCGGCTGGAGGTGCACATAGTAATCGAGATAAAACTTTCGAAATCGTAAAAAACAAAATTACGGCCCATTATCAGGAATTGGAAAAGTTATCACCAAAAGAACTGGTTAAATTACGCATGGAAAAATATGCCAATATGGGCGTTTTTAATGGTTAA
- a CDS encoding DMT family transporter, which translates to MPSVKLKNYLHLHFIVFIWGFTAVLGKLITIEALPLVWYRMLIATLLIFLFITYKRFPLKISKKALIWMIVGGITIALHWVTFFKAIKVSNVSVTLATMSIGAFFTAILEPIWYGRKIILYEIVFGLIVILGLYIIFRVETQYLYGIVLALISAFLSVIFTLINGKLAMHQKPSVISFYELGIGVLFLTIFLAFQDSFSLEFFTLSTSDWIFIGVLASICTAYAFIASVKVMRYITPYTVVLTLNMEPVYGIVLAFLILGEDEKMTPLFYVGALIIIITVIANGVLKQLNAKKNA; encoded by the coding sequence ATGCCAAGCGTTAAACTCAAGAATTATTTACATCTTCATTTCATAGTTTTTATTTGGGGCTTTACTGCTGTGTTGGGTAAGTTGATAACGATAGAGGCTTTACCTTTGGTTTGGTATCGAATGTTGATCGCGACGCTTCTCATTTTTTTGTTCATTACCTATAAAAGATTCCCGCTCAAGATTTCAAAAAAGGCGTTGATATGGATGATAGTGGGAGGAATCACTATTGCCTTACATTGGGTGACTTTTTTTAAGGCAATAAAGGTCTCCAATGTATCGGTAACCTTGGCCACAATGTCAATTGGTGCATTTTTCACTGCGATTTTAGAACCAATTTGGTATGGTAGAAAAATTATTCTCTATGAAATTGTATTTGGCCTAATAGTTATTTTAGGACTTTATATTATTTTTCGGGTAGAAACCCAATATTTGTATGGCATAGTCCTAGCGTTGATTTCTGCATTCCTGTCTGTCATCTTTACTTTGATAAACGGTAAATTGGCCATGCATCAAAAACCCTCGGTAATATCTTTCTATGAGTTAGGAATCGGTGTTCTTTTTTTGACCATTTTTCTAGCCTTTCAGGATAGTTTTTCATTGGAGTTTTTCACATTGTCAACTTCAGATTGGATTTTTATTGGGGTGCTTGCTTCAATTTGTACGGCTTATGCTTTTATAGCATCGGTAAAGGTTATGCGTTATATAACTCCTTATACGGTAGTTTTAACTTTGAACATGGAACCTGTTTATGGTATTGTCCTTGCTTTTTTGATCCTCGGCGAAGATGAAAAGATGACACCTTTGTTTTATGTGGGAGCCTTGATAATTATAATAACGGTAATCGCCAATGGTGTTTTAAAACAATTGAACGCTAAAAAAAATGCCTAG
- a CDS encoding LptF/LptG family permease: MSIIDKYILKRYLVTFAVMLLLFIPIGIMANLAEQIGKMIDNDAPTNEIIIYYVNFTIYIGSLLFPIFLFLSIIFFTSKLASNTEIVAILSSGVSYNRFLRPYLIGASIVALIMLVMAMFIVPNASIGYNEFKFKYLKKGKQDRVTSNIFNQLNESDFIYVKSFDPARQNANQFTFERFNEDNTLDFKISANSIRWIEKDSTYRLTKYKKRKMVGDSAIIETKNRLDTLFTFKIDDLTPVSYIAETKNLFELNRFIENQRRKGASNINNYVLVKYRRWALPLTAFILTIIAVAVSSVKRRGGMGINLAFGIGVAFIYIFFDKVFGTLAEQAGFSPLLAVIIPNVVFGVLAFYLLQNAKR; encoded by the coding sequence TTGAGTATAATAGACAAATACATATTAAAAAGGTATTTGGTCACTTTTGCAGTGATGCTTTTGTTGTTCATCCCAATTGGGATAATGGCCAATCTTGCTGAGCAGATTGGCAAGATGATAGACAATGATGCACCTACCAATGAGATTATTATCTATTACGTTAATTTCACAATCTATATAGGAAGCTTACTATTTCCTATTTTTCTGTTTTTATCAATAATATTTTTTACTTCAAAATTAGCAAGTAACACAGAGATTGTTGCTATTTTAAGTTCAGGAGTATCCTATAACCGTTTTCTCCGACCATATTTGATTGGTGCATCGATTGTGGCACTGATTATGTTGGTAATGGCCATGTTCATTGTTCCCAATGCCAGTATAGGTTATAATGAGTTTAAATTCAAATACCTGAAAAAAGGTAAACAAGACCGAGTAACAAGTAACATATTCAATCAGCTTAATGAGAGCGATTTTATCTATGTAAAGAGTTTTGATCCAGCAAGACAAAATGCAAACCAATTTACATTTGAAAGATTCAATGAGGATAACACCTTGGATTTTAAAATTTCGGCCAATAGTATCCGTTGGATCGAAAAGGATAGTACTTATCGCTTGACTAAATATAAAAAGCGAAAGATGGTTGGCGATTCGGCAATCATTGAAACAAAGAATAGGTTAGACACCTTGTTTACTTTTAAAATAGATGATCTTACTCCTGTTTCTTACATAGCTGAAACAAAAAATCTTTTCGAATTAAATAGATTTATAGAGAATCAAAGAAGAAAAGGTGCATCTAACATCAACAATTATGTTCTTGTAAAATATAGAAGATGGGCGCTGCCGTTAACGGCATTCATCCTAACAATTATTGCTGTGGCAGTGTCATCGGTTAAGCGGCGTGGAGGTATGGGAATAAACCTAGCGTTTGGTATCGGAGTTGCTTTTATATATATCTTTTTTGACAAAGTCTTTGGCACTTTAGCAGAACAGGCTGGTTTTTCACCTTTATTGGCCGTAATCATTCCTAATGTTGTTTTTGGTGTTTTAGCATTTTACCTATTACAAAATGCCAAGCGTTAA